A region of the Kribbella sp. NBC_01245 genome:
ACCGACCAGGCCGAGGATGGCGACGGTCGCGAAGGGCAGCAGGAACCAGGTCGGTAGCGCCGCCGCGAGGGCGCCGATGGGGTCGGCGGCGATGGCTTCGCTGAGGTTGGGCGAGGACCCCGCCAGGAGCAGCCCGAAGCTGAACAGCACGAGCGGTGCACACGCGGCACCGAAAGTGGTCCAGCCGATGACGCCACGGTTCGACGTCTCGCGCGGTAGGTAGCGGGAGTAGTCGGCGGCCAGGTTGACCCAGCCGAGGCCGAAACCGGTCATCAGGAAGACCAGCGCGCCGATCACCTGCTGGGTCGAGCCGCTCGGCATCGCGGCGACGGTGTCCCAGTTGACCTGGTCGGCGACGAGCAGGACGTACACGACGGTGAGCACACCGGTGATGATGGTGATCCCGGTCTGCAGCCACATGATCAAGTTGAAACCGATCACACCGGCCAGCACGATCAGCGTGCCGACCACCGCGAGCGCGACCGCCTTGGTCAGCGTGCCGCCACCCCAGCCGAGCTCACGGAAAACCGTGGCCGTGGCGAGGGTCGCCGTGACCGTCAGGAACGTCTCCCAGCCGACGGTGAGGATCCACGAGAGCGCGGCCGGGATCCGGTTACCCCGGACACCGAACGGCGCCCGGCTGAGCACCATCGTCGGCGCCGAGCCGCGCTTGCCGGCCAGCGCGATCAGGCCGCACAGAAAGAACGAGAAGGTGATGCCTGCCAGGCCGGCGAAAAAGGCCTGCCAGAACGAGATACCGAAGCCGAGCGCGAAGGCGCCATAGCTCAGCCCCAGGATCGAGACGTTCGCCCCGAACCATGGCCAGAACAACTCTCTGGCCCGGCCCCGGCGATGGGACCCCTTGACTACATCGATACCTGTCGTCTCCACCGCGAAGACCCGACGATCAGTCCGGCTCGCATGGCGGGGATCGCTCATGGCGGATCTCCTCTGGCTGGTTACCGCGGGACCTTATGGAAATGAGTCGAAAGGAAGCTAGTGGCGATCGAACCGAACGGTCAAGGACGGCGCGAGTCCGAAGTATTTCCCGTGACCTAGACGCAAAGTGATCAGCCCGGTGGAATCCGTGCGCACAACGCTGTCATTTCCGGTTAAAGTGCGGGCCATTCACCCGCTCGCGGCCCTATCGAGGGAGGGCCGGGGTGCTCCACCTACCGCCAAAGGGGAGTAATTTCGCATGCGCACGTCTCGACATCAGGCGCGAACCGCCTTCCGGAGCTCGGTGGCGCTGGTCGCCACCGCGGCCCTCGTCCCGCTGGCCTCGCTGACCGCGATCGCCGGCCCGACCTCCGCACCCGCATCCACCACGTCGGCAACCGCCGCCAAGCCCTTCGTCCAGGGCACGCAGACGGTTGCGGCGTACGACTACGACAACGCGATCCGGGAACGGGTGCAGGTCGAAGTGCCCAACACGGACGCCGACGACAACGGCGTCACCGACCGGGTCACCGTCGACATCATCCGCCCGGGTGAAGCGGCGCAGGCCGGGATCGACGTACCCGTCATCATCCAGGCCTCGCCGTACTACGCGCGCGACCCGAAGACCTACTTCGACGCCGACGGCACCAGGCAGGTCTTCGGCACCTGGCTGGACAACTACTTCGTGCCGCGCGGTTATGCCGTCGCCTTCGTCGATATGCCGGGTACGTTCCGGTCGACCGGCTGCAGCGATGTCGGCGCCGACTACGAGGTGCTCGGTACGAAGGCCGTGGTCGACTGGCTGAACAACCGTGGCACGGCGTACACGCCCGCTGGAGCGAAGAGCAGGCCCGACTGGTCCACCGGTAAGACCGGCATGATCGGCGTCTCCTGGAACGGCACCATCGCGAACTCCGTCGCCAGCACCGGCGTACGGGGTCTGGAGACCATCGTGCCGATCGCGGCGATCTCCAGCTGGTACGACTACACCCGCGGCCACGGGGTGCCCTTCTACGACGAGTACATGGGCTTCCTGCACGACTACGTCAGCAACGACGCCAGTCCGCGATGCGTCGAGATGACCGACGAGATCGAGCAGAACTCCGACACCCGCACCGGCTCGTACAGCAAGTGGTGGGACCCGCGGAACTACAACCTCGACGCCGACAACGTCCGGGCCAGCGTGTACGTCGTGCACGGGCTCGGCGACGAGAACGTGAAGACCCGGCACTTCGGCGAGTGGTGGGACGAGCTCGCGCGGAACGGCGTACCGCGGAAGATCTTCCTGCACCAGGGCGTGCACCTGGACGGGTTCAGCTTCCGGGACGAGTGGGTGAAGCGTCTGCACCCGTGGTTCGATTACTGGCTGCAGGGCCTCCAGAACAACGTGATGAAGACCCCGCAGGCGACGATCCAGCGCGAGGACGGCACGTTCGTCGAGGAATCGCGCTGGCCGGCCGTCGGCGTCAAGCAGACCAAGCTCAACCTGAGCAAGGCAGCGGGCGCTACGTCCGGTGGCCTCTCGATCGGTACGGGCAGCTCGACGCCGGTCAGCTTCACCGGTACCGACAAGGAGTCGACCGACGCCGCCGTACTCGATCCCACCACGGTCAAGCCCGAGCGGGCGGTCTTCCTCAGCAACGAGCTGAGCAAGGGCGTACGCGTCTCTGGCACCGCCAAGGTGACAGTGCGGGTCAAGGTCAACAAGGTCGCGTCAGGGATCAAGGCGCGACTTGTCGACTACGGGACGGCCTCGCGCTACTTGAACGTCAGCAACGTTCCGAACACCCGTGTGTGCTGGGGAGACGGCAACGAGGCTGACACCGGTTGCTACGCCGAGACCCAGATCAACAAGGCCACCTCGGACGTATCGGTCGTCGTACGGACTCTGGCGGACATCGGCCACTACAGGACGCTGAACCGCAAGGAGTCGCTGCAGGCCGGCAAGTGGTACGAGCTGACCTTCGAGCTCAACGCCGACGACGTGGTCTTCGCCGCCGGTCACCGCCTCGGCCTGGTGCTGACGGTAGAGCCCGACAACCCCTCAGTGCCGTTCACTGGCGCCACTGTGACGCTGGACCCGTCCCAGTCGTCACTGACGCTGCCGCTGACCGGTGCGACCGACAGCCTGGCCAAGACCGGCCCGGCCGAGCGAGTGGCCGCTAGCGACCTCGCGCAGCCCGAGCCGGAGAAGGACCCGGCCGAGCTGATGCGTCAGTTCGTTGAGGCATCCCGCTAACCGATGGTGAAAATCACGAGGCCCCGAGCAGTGTGCCCGGGGCCTCGTGCCGTCGCGATGGGTGACGACGAGCTCTCGTGTCTCTTAGAGCGTCAGACTCCAGCTGTCGATGAAGCCGATGTCCTGGGCGTAGACGTCCTTGACCTGGAGCTTCCAAGCGCCGTTCTTGACCTCACTGGAGGCGTTGACGGTGTACGTGGTGATGACGTTGTCGGCGCCGTCACTCGAACTCGAGTTCTTCAACCGGTACGCCGAACCGTCCGGCGCGATCAGGTCGATCACCAGGTCACCGCGGTAGGTGTGCTTGATGTCGACGGCGACCCGGCTGGCGGTCGAGGCGTTCCCCGTGCAAGCCGACGCGGTGACGGTGCTGCTGACGGCCGCACCCGGCGAGTCGGCGATGTTCACGTTGTTGGCGTTGGTGAACGGACCACATGTCGGGCCGGGACCAGTGCCGCCCCCCAGACTGTCGGCGGCGGACTTGATCGCCGTCGCGAAAGTACTGACCTGGGTATAGACGCCCGGCGCGCTCGGCCGGGCACAACCCTCGCCGTGGCTGACCACGCCGACCTGGATCCAGGCGTTGTTCGCGTCCCGGCGGAACATCGGGCCGCCGGAGTCACCCTGGCAGGTGTCGACGCCGCCGGTGTCCATCTTCCCGGCGCACAACTCGGCCGCGAAGATCAGGTCCGAGTAGTACGAACTGGCGTCGCGACAGGTGACGTCATCGACGTACGGCACCTGTGCCTTGAGCAGGTAGCGCTGCTGCGCACCGCCCTCGGTCGCGGCACCCCAGCCGGCCACCGTGAAGAGACCGGTGTCGTACGCCGTGGTGGTAGTGATCGGCAGCGTGGCGACACCCGTGATCGGGCTGGACAGCCGGATCAGGGCCCAGTCGCCACCAGTGCTGGTGCCGTACGTCGCCGACCGGTGCACGTAGTTCGACGTGCGCTTGATGGCCGTGGTGTCCTGCAGGTCGACCACGCCGACGGTGGCGGTGATCGAGCTGTTGTTTCCGGTGGAACCCACACAGTGCGCGGCGGTCAGCACCAGCTGATTGGTGAGCATCGAGCCACCGCATCCCATGGACAGCCTCACCATCCACGGAAATTCGCCTTGCGCTGCGCGGGTTCCACCCACCACCCGCGGGCCCGGATCATCTTGGGCGGAAGAATTGTTCTGGGCACTGGCCGTATGGGCCGGCACGACGACCAGGGCGGCGGTCATCATCACGGTGCCGGCGGCCTTGAGCAGTTGGAGACATCGCATTGGGACTCCTCCTCTACGACCTCACGAGTGAGATGCACAGTTTGTACACCCGTACACACACTCGGTGATGGCACGGAAGTGCGGCGGCACGGATTTGCCGGGATGATGAGGCAACCGAAACGCCGCTTGCTGACGAGGAAGACAATGGGAGCGGCCAAAGTAGACGAAAAGGCCGGAAATTGGATCAGCACCCCGGCGCCGCTCAGGTGGTCCGGCGCCGGGGTGCTGGACCACAATCATCGCGCGATACTGCGCAGAAATGGTGGCCCGATGGTGACACGGCACAAGAATGCTGACGCGGCAGCAAATGTCGCTCAGTGCGTCCGCCGGGATACGGACAGTGCTGGCCTGGTTTTTGGCTACGTTCTACCCTCTACTGTCGGTGGCAGGCAGTGACCACGCTCGGGAAGGAGGGGAGAAATATGCGCTCATCCGACACGGAGCGTACACAGCATTTACGGATCCTGGGCCTCGGTGGCGACGAGATCGCGGTCTACCAGCATCTCCTGCGCGCGGGACCGGCTTCGGTCAGCGATCTCGAGGATGCGACCGCGGGTCTGACGGGCACGCTGAGTGACGCTCTCGGGGGGCTGGTTCAGGCCGGACTGGCCCGTCGTTCGGGCTCGGACCACACCCGCTATCTGCCGGTTCCACCCGATGCCGGGCTGGAGGCGCTGACCCTGCGCCGCGAGTCCGAGCTGAAGCAGGCCCGGATCGAGGTGCTGAACGCGTACGACGAATTCCGCCGTACCGTGCACAACGAGTCGACCGCCCACCTGATCGAGGTGGTCACCGGTACGGCGATCGTCGAGCGCATCCACCAGATCAAGGGCAGCGCCCAGCGCGAGATCCTCGCCATCGACAGCCCGCCGTACTACCTGGGCGCCGGGCCGAACGCGACCGAGATCGAGCAGCTCAACCGGGGCGTGGCCTATCGAGTGGTCTACTCGCCGGAATCGGTCGAGGTGCCGGGCTATCTCACCGAGAACATCCTGCCCTGCGTGGAAGCCGGCGAGCAGGCGCGCGTGCTGCCCGACGTACCGGCGAAGCTGACCATCATCGACGGCTCGATCGCGTTCGTATCGATGTCGGTGCGCGACACCGATGTGAACCGGTCCCTGCTGATCATCCGGCCGAGCAGTCTGCTCACCGCGTTGATCGGCATGTTCGAGCTGTGCTGGCGAAACGCCCTGCCACTGCACGCGTCCGCCGGCGCCGAGGACGACCGTCTCGAACCGATCGAACGACGCCTGCTGTCCCTGCTTGCGACGGGGGCCGCCGACGACACCATCGCCCGCACCCTCGGCATCAGCCGGCGAACCTTTTTCCGTTACCTGGAACGCCTCATGAACCGAACCGGCGCCAGCACCCGCTTCCAACTCGCCCTCCACGCGGCCCGCGAAAACTGGCTCTAGACCACCTCTGCATTCATCGGTCCCAAATTGCCCTCTCCTGTTCGCTGACCTGCTCAGGTCCGCTGGGCTGAGAGGGCGATTCGGGACCGATGAATGCAGACGAAGTGGTGAGGGAGGCCGCCACTCAGGCAGACCCGCAGGCATCACCCTCGTAGACGGCCTACGCAAAACCGTAGAACAAGGCGCAGCCACGACCATCTTGGCCGCCGTCTCAGACCACCTGGACGGCGTCAGCGGTCACTACTTCGCCGACAACGCCGAGGCAATCCCAGTCACCCAACTCCCGTCCATGACCCCCGTCGGCCCCGCCTTCATGAACGCCGTCGCCCCCTACGCCCTCAACGAGGCCTCCGCCGACCACCTATGGGAGGAGTCCCTCCGACTCACCCACACCAGCTAGGCGACGCTCCGAGGTGTTAGGCCTTGGTGAGTTCCTTGGCTACGACCTCGGCGATTTGGGCGGTGTTGAGGGCTGCGCCCTTGCGGAGGTTGTCGCCGCAGACGAAGAGCTCGAGGGACTGGGGGTCGTCGAGGGATTTGCGGATCCGGCCGACCCAGGTGGGGTCGGTGCCGACGACGTCCGCGGGGGTGGGGAATTCGCCCTCGGCCGGGTTGTCGAACAGCAGTACGCCGGGGGCGTCGCGCAGCACCTCGCGGGCCTCCTCGACGTCCACCTCGGTGTTGAACCGCGCGTGCACGGACAACGAGTGCGTGGTGACGACCGGGACCCGGACGCAGGTCGCGGAGACCTTGAGGTTCGGCAGGCCCAGGATCTTGCGGGACTCGTTGCGGACCTTGAGCTCTTCCGAGGACCAGCCATCGTCCTTGAGCGAACCGGCCCACGGCACGACGTTCAGCACCAGCGGTGCCGGGAACGGCCCGAGCGCGTTGCCGACCACCCGTCGTACGTCGCCCGGAGTGGTGCCGAGGTCGCGGTTGCCGGCCACCTTCATCAGCTGGTCGTGCAGCGTGTCGATACCTTCCTGGCCCGCACCCGAGGCGGCCTGGTACGAGGACACGATGAGCTGGTCGAGCTCGTAGCGGTGATGCAAGGCGCCCATCGCGACGATCATCGACAACGTGGTGCAGTTCGGGTTCGAGATGATGCCCTTGGGCCGGTTGCGAACGGCTTCCGCGTTCACCTCGGGCACCACCAGCGGCACGTCCGGGTCCATCCGGAACGCGCCGGAGTTGTCGACCACGACCGCACCGCGGGCAGCCGCGATCGGCGCCCACTCGGCGGAAACCTCATCCGGTACGTCGAACATGGCCACGTCGATGCCGTCGAAGGCCTCCGCACTGATCGCGACGACCTCGACCTCCTCGCCACGGACCTTGAGCCGCTTACCGGCGGAGCGCGGCGACGCGATCAGACGGATCTCACCCCAGACGTTCTCCCGGGTGGAGAGCAGGGCCAGCATCACCGTGCCGACGGCGCCAGTGGCGCCAACGACAGCCAGTGACGGCAGTCCGGACCTGTCCTCGGTCTGTTCGATCGCAGCAGCGCTCACTGGGGTCACCGTCCTGTTCCTCCGTAGACGACTGCCTGGGTCTGGTCGTCGTCCAGGTCGAATGCAGTGTGCGCCGCGATGACCGCCGCGTCCACCAGGTTCTCGTCGACGACCACCGAGATCCGGATTTCGGATGTCGAGATCATCTCGATGTTGACCCCCGCGTCGGCCAGGGCCGAGAAGAACTTCGCCGAGACACCGGGGTGCGACCGCATCCCGACACCGACGACGGAGACCTTACCGATCTGGTCGTCGTAAAGCAGCTGCTCGTAGCCGACTTCGTCCTTCATTCGCGCCAGCGCGGACATCGCCCGCGAGCCGTCGGACCGCGGCAGCGTGAAGGAGATGTCGGTCCGGTTGGTGGCGACGGCCGACACGTTCTGCACGATCATGTCGATGTTCGTCTCGGCATTGGCGACGGTCTCGAAGATGCGCGCGGCCTCGCCCGGCTTGTCGGGCACGCCGACGACGGTGATCTTGGCCTCATTGCGGTCCTGGACAACGCCGGAGATGATCGCCTGTTCCATCTGACTCAATTCCTTCGCATCGACGACCCAGGTGCCTTCCTTCTGCGAGAAGGAGGAGCGCACATGGACGGGGACGTTGTAGCGCCGCGCGTACTCCACGCAGCGCAGGTGCAGGACTTTGGCGCCACAGGCCGCCATCTCGAGCATCTCCTCGTAGGAGATCTTCGGGATGTGCTTCGCGGCCGGCACGATCCGCGGGTCCGCGGTGAAGATGCCGTCCACGTCGGTGTAGATCTCGCAGTAGTCCGCCTCGATCGCCGCCGCCAGCGCCACCGCGGTGGTGTCGGAGGCGCCGCGGCCAAGGGTGGTGATGTCCTTGGTGTCCTGGGCGACGCCCTGGAACCCGGCCACGATCGCGACATGTCCCTCGGCGAGGGCGTCCTCGATCCGGCTCGGGGTGATGTCGATGATCCGCGCGTTCCCGTGTGCGGAAGTGGTGATCACGCCCGCCTGCGAACCGGTGAACGAGCGCGCCTGGTAGCCCAGGTTCGCGATCGCCATCGCCAGCAGCGCGGCCGAGATCCGCTCACCCGAGGTGAGCAGCATGTCCAGCTCTCGCGGTGGCGGCAGCGGTGACACCTGCTGCGCGAGGTCCATCAGTTCGTCGGTGGTGTCGCCCATCGCGGAGATGACGACGACCACGTCGTTACCGGCCTTCTTCGTCGCGACGATTCGTTGCGCGACGCGCTTGATGCAATCGGCATCAGCGACCGAAGAACCGCCGTACTTGTGCACGACGCGTCCCACTGATCTGTCTCCTCGCATTGTGAATACCAGCATTTCCGACTGGATCCGGAACGCGGTGCCGCACTGCACCATACGTAGTTGACCCGGGTCATTCTAGCCGGGGCGCGTCGCCGGCGGACCGGCCGACCATCTGCCGGTCCAGGCCTTCCGCGCGCCAGACTCGACTTCCGCAGGAACCACGCCCGCGGGCGGGCGAGACCGGA
Encoded here:
- a CDS encoding purine-cytosine permease family protein; translation: MSDPRHASRTDRRVFAVETTGIDVVKGSHRRGRARELFWPWFGANVSILGLSYGAFALGFGISFWQAFFAGLAGITFSFFLCGLIALAGKRGSAPTMVLSRAPFGVRGNRIPAALSWILTVGWETFLTVTATLATATVFRELGWGGGTLTKAVALAVVGTLIVLAGVIGFNLIMWLQTGITIITGVLTVVYVLLVADQVNWDTVAAMPSGSTQQVIGALVFLMTGFGLGWVNLAADYSRYLPRETSNRGVIGWTTFGAACAPLVLFSFGLLLAGSSPNLSEAIAADPIGALAAALPTWFLLPFATVAILGLVGGAVLDIYSSGLALLAAGVRVRRHIAALIDGIIMVLGTIAIVFITSNFLGQFTGFLITLGVPIAGWCGIMLADMLNRKHDYADEELFTPRGRYGNIQWPPIFILLACTLIGWGLVTNTMAGWLDWQGYFLGLGLGGREGDWAYANLGVLVSLVLGFVLQVLIGRARVREQEAIDNQPVYMH
- a CDS encoding CocE/NonD family hydrolase, which codes for MRTSRHQARTAFRSSVALVATAALVPLASLTAIAGPTSAPASTTSATAAKPFVQGTQTVAAYDYDNAIRERVQVEVPNTDADDNGVTDRVTVDIIRPGEAAQAGIDVPVIIQASPYYARDPKTYFDADGTRQVFGTWLDNYFVPRGYAVAFVDMPGTFRSTGCSDVGADYEVLGTKAVVDWLNNRGTAYTPAGAKSRPDWSTGKTGMIGVSWNGTIANSVASTGVRGLETIVPIAAISSWYDYTRGHGVPFYDEYMGFLHDYVSNDASPRCVEMTDEIEQNSDTRTGSYSKWWDPRNYNLDADNVRASVYVVHGLGDENVKTRHFGEWWDELARNGVPRKIFLHQGVHLDGFSFRDEWVKRLHPWFDYWLQGLQNNVMKTPQATIQREDGTFVEESRWPAVGVKQTKLNLSKAAGATSGGLSIGTGSSTPVSFTGTDKESTDAAVLDPTTVKPERAVFLSNELSKGVRVSGTAKVTVRVKVNKVASGIKARLVDYGTASRYLNVSNVPNTRVCWGDGNEADTGCYAETQINKATSDVSVVVRTLADIGHYRTLNRKESLQAGKWYELTFELNADDVVFAAGHRLGLVLTVEPDNPSVPFTGATVTLDPSQSSLTLPLTGATDSLAKTGPAERVAASDLAQPEPEKDPAELMRQFVEASR
- a CDS encoding trypsin-like serine protease; protein product: MRCLQLLKAAGTVMMTAALVVVPAHTASAQNNSSAQDDPGPRVVGGTRAAQGEFPWMVRLSMGCGGSMLTNQLVLTAAHCVGSTGNNSSITATVGVVDLQDTTAIKRTSNYVHRSATYGTSTGGDWALIRLSSPITGVATLPITTTTAYDTGLFTVAGWGAATEGGAQQRYLLKAQVPYVDDVTCRDASSYYSDLIFAAELCAGKMDTGGVDTCQGDSGGPMFRRDANNAWIQVGVVSHGEGCARPSAPGVYTQVSTFATAIKSAADSLGGGTGPGPTCGPFTNANNVNIADSPGAAVSSTVTASACTGNASTASRVAVDIKHTYRGDLVIDLIAPDGSAYRLKNSSSSDGADNVITTYTVNASSEVKNGAWKLQVKDVYAQDIGFIDSWSLTL
- a CDS encoding helix-turn-helix domain-containing protein; the encoded protein is MRSSDTERTQHLRILGLGGDEIAVYQHLLRAGPASVSDLEDATAGLTGTLSDALGGLVQAGLARRSGSDHTRYLPVPPDAGLEALTLRRESELKQARIEVLNAYDEFRRTVHNESTAHLIEVVTGTAIVERIHQIKGSAQREILAIDSPPYYLGAGPNATEIEQLNRGVAYRVVYSPESVEVPGYLTENILPCVEAGEQARVLPDVPAKLTIIDGSIAFVSMSVRDTDVNRSLLIIRPSSLLTALIGMFELCWRNALPLHASAGAEDDRLEPIERRLLSLLATGAADDTIARTLGISRRTFFRYLERLMNRTGASTRFQLALHAARENWL
- a CDS encoding aspartate-semialdehyde dehydrogenase, whose protein sequence is MTPVSAAAIEQTEDRSGLPSLAVVGATGAVGTVMLALLSTRENVWGEIRLIASPRSAGKRLKVRGEEVEVVAISAEAFDGIDVAMFDVPDEVSAEWAPIAAARGAVVVDNSGAFRMDPDVPLVVPEVNAEAVRNRPKGIISNPNCTTLSMIVAMGALHHRYELDQLIVSSYQAASGAGQEGIDTLHDQLMKVAGNRDLGTTPGDVRRVVGNALGPFPAPLVLNVVPWAGSLKDDGWSSEELKVRNESRKILGLPNLKVSATCVRVPVVTTHSLSVHARFNTEVDVEEAREVLRDAPGVLLFDNPAEGEFPTPADVVGTDPTWVGRIRKSLDDPQSLELFVCGDNLRKGAALNTAQIAEVVAKELTKA
- a CDS encoding aspartate kinase, whose translation is MGRVVHKYGGSSVADADCIKRVAQRIVATKKAGNDVVVVISAMGDTTDELMDLAQQVSPLPPPRELDMLLTSGERISAALLAMAIANLGYQARSFTGSQAGVITTSAHGNARIIDITPSRIEDALAEGHVAIVAGFQGVAQDTKDITTLGRGASDTTAVALAAAIEADYCEIYTDVDGIFTADPRIVPAAKHIPKISYEEMLEMAACGAKVLHLRCVEYARRYNVPVHVRSSFSQKEGTWVVDAKELSQMEQAIISGVVQDRNEAKITVVGVPDKPGEAARIFETVANAETNIDMIVQNVSAVATNRTDISFTLPRSDGSRAMSALARMKDEVGYEQLLYDDQIGKVSVVGVGMRSHPGVSAKFFSALADAGVNIEMISTSEIRISVVVDENLVDAAVIAAHTAFDLDDDQTQAVVYGGTGR